Proteins from a single region of Sphingopyxis sp. BSN-002:
- a CDS encoding LLM class flavin-dependent oxidoreductase, whose product MVKLSFLDLVPVTDTGTIAQSLANAADLARHAEALGYGRYWVAEHHGMAGIASAATSVVLAHIGQATSSIRIGAGGIMLPNHAPMVIAEQFGTLEALFPGRVDLGLGRAPGSDSVVARALRRNLASDERQFPQDVVELQAFLAGDDRLGIRAVPGEGTHVPLWILGSSLFGAQLAAMLGLPYAFASHFAPDALDEALEIYRRQFKPSEQLAEPYAAAAFNVFAADTREEAELLASSQQQAFVALRTGNPGKMKPPLEGYKDSLPPNARAILDHVLQCSVVGTVDDVAAGLKAFQARTGADEIIVASSMYDHGARKHSVALAMEAAKSL is encoded by the coding sequence ATGGTGAAACTATCTTTCCTCGACCTCGTACCCGTGACCGATACCGGTACGATCGCGCAGTCGCTTGCCAACGCCGCCGACCTTGCGCGCCACGCCGAAGCCCTCGGCTACGGACGCTACTGGGTTGCCGAGCATCACGGCATGGCGGGGATCGCGAGCGCCGCGACGTCGGTCGTGCTCGCGCATATCGGGCAGGCGACGTCGAGCATCCGGATCGGCGCTGGCGGGATCATGCTCCCGAACCACGCCCCGATGGTGATTGCCGAACAGTTCGGTACGCTCGAAGCGCTGTTTCCCGGCCGGGTCGATCTGGGGCTCGGGCGTGCTCCGGGTTCGGACAGTGTCGTGGCGCGGGCGCTGCGCCGCAACCTCGCGAGCGACGAGCGGCAGTTTCCGCAGGACGTCGTCGAGCTGCAGGCCTTTCTTGCCGGCGACGACCGGCTGGGTATCCGGGCAGTGCCGGGCGAGGGCACGCATGTCCCGCTGTGGATATTGGGATCGAGCCTGTTCGGCGCGCAACTCGCGGCAATGCTGGGGCTGCCCTATGCCTTTGCCAGCCACTTTGCGCCCGACGCGCTCGACGAGGCGCTCGAGATCTATCGCCGACAGTTCAAGCCGTCGGAGCAACTGGCGGAGCCCTATGCCGCCGCCGCCTTCAACGTCTTCGCCGCCGACACGCGCGAAGAGGCCGAGCTGCTTGCCTCGTCGCAGCAGCAGGCCTTTGTCGCGCTGCGCACCGGCAATCCCGGCAAGATGAAACCGCCGCTCGAAGGCTATAAGGACAGCCTGCCGCCGAATGCGCGCGCGATCCTCGATCATGTGCTGCAGTGCTCGGTAGTGGGTACGGTCGACGATGTGGCGGCGGGGCTGAAGGCATTCCAGGCGCGCACCGGGGCCGACGAGATCATCGTTGCGTCCTCGATGTACGATCACGGCGCGCGCAAGCATTCGGTCGCACTCGCGATGGAGGCGGCAAAGTCGCTCTGA
- a CDS encoding aldo/keto reductase, producing MQSRRLGKSAIHVSDICMGTMTFGSQTDEAEAFRVLDRCFDEGINFYDTAEGYPVPPDIKWVGRTEEIVGRWLKTKNRDAIILATKVSGPSHVWFKSPCRGGMTALDRKNIMQAIDDSLTRLQTDYVDLYQTHWPDHDAPYDEMMDALDELVRAGKVRILGCSNETSWGLMKSIAASERLGIARYHTIQNNFSLNNRRFEDELAQVCRQEGVSLIPYSPLAGGVLSGKYQGGARPEGARFSRYLGIEGRQAAMGRRFVNDKSLAATERYLQIAEENGLHPVTMATAWSKQHDFVASTIVGVSAYDQVDPILAAKELVLSDELMKTLNAVGKDILYPMG from the coding sequence ATGCAAAGCCGCCGCCTCGGAAAAAGCGCCATCCACGTCTCCGATATCTGCATGGGAACGATGACGTTCGGCAGCCAGACCGACGAGGCCGAGGCATTTCGCGTCCTCGACCGCTGTTTCGACGAGGGGATCAACTTCTACGACACCGCCGAAGGCTATCCGGTGCCGCCCGACATCAAATGGGTCGGCCGCACCGAAGAGATCGTCGGCCGCTGGCTCAAAACCAAGAACCGCGACGCGATCATCCTCGCTACCAAGGTGTCGGGCCCGAGCCACGTCTGGTTCAAGTCGCCGTGCCGCGGCGGCATGACCGCGCTCGACCGCAAGAATATCATGCAGGCGATCGACGACAGCCTGACGCGGCTCCAGACCGACTATGTCGACCTCTACCAGACGCACTGGCCCGATCACGACGCGCCCTATGACGAGATGATGGACGCGCTCGACGAACTCGTCCGCGCCGGCAAGGTGCGCATTCTAGGCTGCTCGAACGAAACGAGCTGGGGCCTGATGAAGTCGATCGCCGCGTCCGAACGTCTCGGCATTGCGCGCTATCATACGATCCAGAATAATTTCAGCCTCAACAACCGCCGCTTCGAGGACGAACTCGCGCAGGTGTGCCGGCAGGAAGGCGTCAGCCTGATCCCCTATTCGCCGCTCGCGGGCGGCGTACTGTCGGGCAAATATCAGGGTGGCGCGCGGCCCGAAGGCGCGCGCTTCTCCCGCTATCTCGGCATAGAAGGCCGGCAGGCCGCGATGGGCCGCCGCTTCGTCAACGACAAGAGTCTCGCCGCGACCGAACGCTATCTGCAGATCGCCGAAGAGAATGGGCTGCACCCGGTGACGATGGCGACCGCCTGGTCGAAGCAGCACGACTTCGTCGCCTCGACGATCGTCGGGGTCAGCGCCTACGATCAGGTCGACCCGATCCTCGCGGCGAAGGAACTGGTACTGAGCGACGAGCTGATGAAGACGCTGAACGCGGTCGGCAAGGACATCCTCTACCCGATGGGCTGA
- the argF gene encoding ornithine carbamoyltransferase: MMPNFLNLSDAGGDAIAAMLADAIDRKAARTNWPKAKPDADAPLADHVLAMVFEKNSTRTRCSFDIAIRQLGGVPMILDAGTSQLGRGETIADTARVLSRYADAIMIRTDDHAKIEELAHFASVPVINGLTDLSHPCQIVADLLTIVESGKALPGLELAWLGDGNNVLASLIEAAGLFGFNVRAGVPQGYEPEARFVEAARAKGAKIEIVRDAREAVSGADLVVTDTWVSMGQDHAHNKLAAMAPYQVDERLMGEAKNDALFLHCLPAHRGEEVVDAVIDGSQSRVWDEAENRVHAQKSVLLWALGKL, translated from the coding sequence ATGATGCCGAATTTCCTGAACCTGTCCGACGCGGGCGGGGATGCGATCGCGGCGATGCTTGCCGACGCGATCGATCGCAAGGCGGCGCGTACGAATTGGCCGAAGGCGAAGCCCGATGCCGACGCGCCGCTCGCCGATCATGTGCTCGCGATGGTGTTCGAGAAGAACTCGACGCGCACGCGCTGCTCGTTCGATATCGCGATCCGCCAGCTCGGTGGCGTGCCGATGATCCTCGATGCGGGGACCAGCCAGCTCGGCCGCGGAGAGACGATCGCCGACACGGCGCGCGTGCTGTCGCGATATGCCGACGCAATCATGATCCGCACCGACGATCATGCCAAGATCGAGGAGCTGGCGCATTTTGCCAGCGTCCCCGTCATCAACGGGCTGACCGACCTGTCGCACCCGTGCCAGATCGTCGCCGACCTGTTGACCATCGTCGAGAGCGGCAAGGCGCTGCCGGGGCTCGAACTGGCCTGGCTCGGCGACGGCAACAATGTGCTGGCATCGCTGATCGAGGCGGCGGGGCTGTTCGGTTTCAACGTCCGTGCGGGCGTGCCGCAAGGCTATGAACCCGAAGCTCGCTTCGTCGAGGCGGCGCGCGCAAAGGGAGCGAAGATCGAGATCGTGCGCGACGCGCGCGAAGCCGTATCCGGCGCCGATCTGGTCGTCACCGACACCTGGGTGTCGATGGGGCAGGATCATGCGCACAACAAGCTCGCCGCGATGGCGCCCTATCAGGTCGATGAGCGGCTGATGGGCGAAGCGAAGAACGACGCGCTGTTCCTCCATTGCCTGCCCGCCCACCGCGGCGAGGAAGTGGTCGACGCGGTGATCGACGGATCGCAATCGCGCGTCTGGGATGAGGCGGAAAACCGCGTCCACGCGCAGAAATCGGTGCTGCTTTGGGCGCTCGGGAAATTATGA
- the queC gene encoding 7-cyano-7-deazaguanine synthase QueC: MQQVSGKTVIVLLSGGLDSMVCAGLAREAGARIVALTIDYNQRHRVELESAARIATYVGAAEHIVLPLDLRRFGGSALTDDIDVPKDGVGPDVPVTYVPARNLIFLSLTLGLAEARQAQDIVIGVNALDYSGYPDCRPEFIQGFEKLAALATRDGDKGVDFHILAPLQHMTKADIAAEAARLGMDAGMSWSCYDPTPEGLHCGSCDSCRLRSKGFADAGLPDPTRYA; this comes from the coding sequence ATGCAGCAAGTTTCCGGAAAAACCGTGATCGTCCTTCTGTCGGGCGGGCTCGACTCGATGGTCTGCGCGGGCCTCGCGCGTGAAGCGGGTGCGCGGATCGTCGCGCTGACGATCGACTATAACCAGCGCCACCGGGTCGAGCTGGAGTCGGCGGCGCGTATCGCGACCTATGTCGGGGCGGCCGAGCATATCGTGCTGCCGCTAGATCTGCGCCGGTTCGGCGGGTCGGCGCTGACCGACGACATCGACGTGCCGAAGGACGGCGTCGGACCCGACGTTCCGGTGACCTATGTGCCCGCGCGCAACCTGATCTTCCTGTCGCTGACGCTCGGTCTTGCCGAAGCGCGGCAGGCGCAGGACATCGTCATCGGCGTGAACGCGCTCGACTATTCGGGCTATCCCGACTGTCGCCCCGAATTCATTCAGGGGTTCGAGAAGCTCGCGGCGCTTGCGACGCGCGATGGCGACAAGGGCGTCGATTTCCATATTCTCGCGCCGCTCCAGCACATGACCAAGGCCGATATCGCGGCCGAAGCCGCGCGGCTCGGCATGGACGCGGGAATGAGCTGGTCATGCTATGATCCGACTCCCGAGGGGTTGCATTGCGGCTCGTGCGACAGCTGCCGGTTGCGGTCGAAGGGTTTCGCCGACGCCGGGTTGCCCGACCCGACGCGCTACGCATGA
- a CDS encoding Hsp33 family molecular chaperone HslO — MSEIIETWFDQPLLFTISDRHVRGRLVRLGPVLNTIMAAHSYPPVAEKLLAEALALTVLLGSTLKDEGSQLTLQAQTGGGPVELLVCDYRGGELRGYLKFDAERLVEVGPDPTLFALFGEGFLAITFDQAATGERYQGIVPLEGSSIGDAAEHYFEQSEQIPSLIKLAARHDHEAGCVAGGLLLQHLPEGEVGRDRLHVRHDHPEWEHAKTIAATLKDEELTDPATSLETLAWRLFHEDEVRVEQGAGISRGCRCSVDYFAGVLSKFPESEQREMADEAGLVQVDCAFCSRVFPIPLEEIAAHG; from the coding sequence ATGAGCGAGATTATCGAAACCTGGTTCGACCAGCCCCTGCTGTTCACGATCAGCGACCGCCACGTCCGCGGCCGCCTTGTGCGCCTCGGGCCCGTGCTGAACACGATCATGGCAGCGCACAGCTATCCGCCAGTAGCCGAAAAGCTGCTGGCCGAGGCGCTGGCGCTGACCGTGCTGCTCGGCTCGACGCTGAAGGACGAGGGGAGCCAGCTGACGCTGCAGGCGCAAACCGGCGGTGGTCCTGTCGAACTGCTCGTCTGCGACTATCGCGGCGGCGAGCTTCGCGGCTATCTGAAATTCGACGCCGAACGGCTGGTCGAGGTCGGGCCCGATCCGACGCTCTTCGCCCTGTTCGGCGAGGGCTTCCTTGCAATTACCTTCGACCAGGCGGCGACCGGCGAGCGTTATCAGGGGATCGTTCCGCTCGAAGGTTCGTCGATCGGCGATGCGGCCGAGCATTATTTCGAGCAATCCGAGCAGATCCCGAGCCTGATCAAACTGGCCGCGCGCCACGATCACGAAGCGGGCTGCGTCGCGGGCGGCCTGTTGCTCCAGCATCTGCCGGAGGGCGAGGTCGGGCGCGACCGTCTGCACGTCCGCCACGATCATCCCGAATGGGAGCATGCGAAGACGATCGCGGCGACGCTGAAGGACGAAGAGCTGACCGATCCCGCAACGTCGCTCGAGACGCTTGCCTGGCGGCTTTTCCACGAGGACGAGGTTCGCGTCGAACAGGGCGCCGGCATCTCGCGCGGTTGCCGGTGCAGCGTCGATTATTTCGCCGGCGTCCTTTCGAAATTTCCCGAAAGCGAGCAGCGCGAAATGGCCGACGAGGCGGGGCTGGTGCAGGTCGATTGCGCCTTTTGTTCGCGCGTCTTCCCGATCCCTCTCGAAGAGATCGCCGCGCACGGTTGA
- a CDS encoding Lrp/AsnC family transcriptional regulator, with protein sequence MIRIDAIGRKILQELSRDGRISNLELAERVGLSPSACLRRVQELERSGVIKGYRAVIDPAKLGLTFLAYVTVGLSSHTKKSQADFEAAMALAPEVRECHNITGTIEYLLRVETEDLASYKHFHTEVLGVLPQVHSITTYVLMDSPKDERA encoded by the coding sequence ATGATCAGAATCGACGCCATTGGCCGCAAGATATTGCAAGAACTGTCGCGCGACGGGCGAATCTCCAATCTCGAGCTCGCCGAGCGTGTCGGGCTGTCTCCCTCGGCGTGCCTGCGCCGCGTGCAGGAACTTGAGCGGAGCGGCGTGATCAAGGGCTATCGCGCGGTGATCGATCCCGCGAAGCTGGGGCTGACCTTCCTCGCCTATGTGACCGTGGGGCTGTCGTCGCACACCAAGAAGTCGCAGGCCGATTTCGAGGCGGCGATGGCGCTCGCTCCCGAGGTGCGCGAGTGCCACAACATCACCGGCACGATCGAATATCTGCTGCGCGTCGAGACCGAGGATCTGGCCTCGTACAAGCATTTCCACACCGAAGTGCTCGGCGTGCTGCCGCAGGTGCACTCGATCACCACCTATGTGCTGATGGACTCGCCGAAAGACGAGCGAGCGTAA
- a CDS encoding LysE family translocator — MEQTTLAALSAFALVSSITPGPNNMMLMASGANFGLRRTVPHALGVGIGFTLMIVLVGVGLMGLFDMFPVLNVVLKVVSVVYLLWLAWKIANAGAPDTEGGARAKPMSFLQAVMFQWVNPKAWSMALSAIALYAPDRNFAAVLLVAVIFGIINLPSTSLWAVMGVSLRGWLSSPARLRAFNWTMAALLVGSLALLI; from the coding sequence ATGGAACAAACCACTCTCGCCGCCCTCTCCGCCTTTGCGCTCGTCTCGTCGATCACGCCGGGGCCGAACAATATGATGCTGATGGCATCTGGCGCGAATTTCGGCCTGCGCCGGACCGTACCGCATGCCCTTGGCGTCGGGATCGGCTTCACGTTGATGATCGTCCTCGTCGGCGTCGGGCTGATGGGATTGTTCGACATGTTTCCGGTGCTGAACGTCGTCCTCAAGGTGGTGAGCGTCGTCTATCTGCTATGGCTCGCGTGGAAGATCGCCAATGCCGGTGCGCCCGATACCGAAGGCGGCGCTCGCGCCAAGCCGATGAGTTTCCTCCAGGCGGTGATGTTCCAGTGGGTCAATCCGAAAGCCTGGTCGATGGCGCTGTCGGCAATCGCACTCTACGCTCCCGATCGCAATTTCGCCGCGGTGCTGCTCGTCGCGGTGATCTTCGGGATCATCAACCTGCCCTCGACCAGCCTCTGGGCGGTGATGGGCGTCTCGCTCCGCGGCTGGCTGTCGAGCCCGGCGCGCCTGCGCGCCTTCAACTGGACGATGGCGGCCTTGCTCGTCGGATCGCTCGCGCTCCTCATCTGA
- the lipB gene encoding lipoyl(octanoyl) transferase LipB — MPALLLPEWVVSTGLTDYAAALADMEARAAAIHQGSAGERIWLLEHPPLYTAGTSADPAELLDPRFPVFDAGRGGRYTYHGPGQRVGYVQLNLAGRGRDVRAYVSALEGWVIDALALLGVEARRAEGRIGIWTDDPQGREAKIGAIGVRVRRWVTLHGFSLNVDPDLAHFTGIVPCGIAEFPVTSLAALGNPASFADVDHALAETRAAFLDKLSPSG; from the coding sequence ATGCCCGCACTTCTTCTTCCCGAATGGGTCGTCTCGACCGGTCTGACAGATTACGCGGCTGCGCTTGCCGATATGGAGGCGCGCGCCGCCGCGATCCATCAGGGAAGCGCCGGCGAGCGCATCTGGCTGCTCGAGCATCCCCCGCTCTATACCGCCGGGACGAGTGCCGACCCCGCCGAACTGCTCGATCCGCGCTTTCCCGTCTTCGATGCCGGGCGCGGCGGGCGCTACACCTATCATGGGCCCGGCCAGCGCGTCGGCTATGTCCAGCTCAACCTCGCCGGACGCGGCCGCGATGTGCGCGCCTATGTGTCGGCGCTCGAAGGCTGGGTGATCGACGCGCTCGCGCTGCTCGGCGTCGAAGCCCGCCGCGCCGAGGGGCGGATCGGTATCTGGACCGACGATCCGCAGGGCCGCGAGGCAAAGATCGGCGCGATCGGCGTCCGCGTCCGGCGCTGGGTGACGCTGCATGGCTTCTCGCTCAATGTGGACCCCGACCTTGCCCATTTCACGGGCATCGTGCCGTGCGGGATTGCGGAATTTCCGGTTACGAGCCTTGCCGCGCTCGGCAATCCCGCAAGCTTTGCCGATGTCGACCATGCGCTTGCGGAGACGCGCGCTGCGTTTCTCGACAAGCTTTCGCCGAGTGGGTAG
- a CDS encoding aspartate aminotransferase family protein — translation MSITPLMPVYPRCGVRPVRGEGAYLIGERGERYLDFASGIAVNLLGHGHPHLTKAIAEQAATLIHVSNLYGSPQGEAFAQRLVDNTFADTVFFTNSGAEAVECAIKTARAYHSSAGNAQKHTLITFNNAFHGRTLGTISATNQEKLRKGFDPLLPGFAYAPFDDLNAALDLVDDNTAGFLVEPVQGEGGIRPASQPFLQGLRDICNERDLMLVFDEVQCGVARTGSLYAYVQFGVEPDILASAKGIGGGFPMGACLATEKAARGMVIGTHGSTYGGNPLAMAAGQAVFDVILEDGFLDQVKTTGERLRGALEQLIPNHDTLFESTRGMGLMLGIKLKSDSRAFVAHLRDNHGLLTVAAGDNVVRILPPLNIEQAHIDECIEKLSAGAASYTPPES, via the coding sequence ATGTCGATCACGCCGCTGATGCCCGTTTACCCCCGGTGCGGTGTGCGTCCGGTGCGAGGCGAAGGCGCCTATCTGATCGGCGAGCGCGGCGAGCGTTATCTGGACTTTGCGAGCGGCATTGCGGTCAACCTGCTCGGCCACGGTCACCCGCATCTGACCAAGGCGATCGCCGAACAGGCCGCGACGCTGATCCATGTGTCGAACCTCTATGGCAGCCCGCAGGGTGAAGCCTTTGCGCAGCGTCTGGTCGACAATACGTTCGCCGACACCGTCTTCTTCACCAACTCGGGCGCCGAGGCGGTCGAGTGCGCGATCAAGACTGCCCGCGCCTATCACTCGAGCGCGGGCAATGCGCAGAAGCACACGCTGATCACCTTCAATAACGCCTTCCACGGCCGCACGCTGGGCACGATCTCGGCGACCAATCAGGAAAAGCTGCGCAAGGGCTTCGATCCGCTGCTGCCCGGCTTTGCCTACGCGCCGTTCGACGATCTGAACGCGGCGCTCGATCTGGTCGACGACAACACTGCGGGCTTCCTTGTCGAGCCGGTGCAGGGCGAGGGCGGTATCCGCCCCGCGTCGCAGCCCTTCCTGCAGGGCCTGCGCGACATCTGCAACGAGCGCGACCTGATGCTGGTGTTCGACGAAGTGCAGTGCGGCGTTGCGCGCACCGGCAGCCTCTATGCCTATGTGCAGTTCGGGGTCGAACCCGACATCCTCGCGAGTGCGAAGGGCATCGGCGGCGGCTTCCCGATGGGCGCGTGCCTCGCCACCGAAAAGGCCGCGCGCGGCATGGTGATCGGCACCCACGGTTCGACCTATGGCGGCAACCCGCTGGCGATGGCGGCGGGGCAGGCTGTTTTCGACGTGATCCTCGAAGACGGCTTCCTCGATCAGGTGAAGACGACCGGCGAACGCCTGCGCGGCGCGCTCGAGCAGCTGATCCCGAACCACGACACCCTGTTCGAAAGCACCCGCGGCATGGGGCTGATGCTCGGCATCAAGCTCAAGAGCGACAGCCGCGCCTTCGTCGCGCATCTGCGCGACAATCACGGGCTGCTGACGGTGGCGGCGGGCGACAATGTCGTGCGCATCCTGCCGCCGCTCAACATCGAGCAGGCGCATATCGACGAGTGCATCGAGAAATTGTCGGCGGGCGCGGCGAGCTATACGCCGCCCGAGTCCTGA
- the queE gene encoding 7-carboxy-7-deazaguanine synthase has product MTYAVKEIFLTLQGEGAQAGRRAVFCRFAGCNLWTGREQDRAKAICKFCDTDFVGTDGTLGGKYSDAEALAKVIAASWGEGAKDRYVVLTGGEPMLQVDPALIDALHAEGFTIAIESNGTHEVPRSIDWICISPKAGSELVQTSGDELKLVWPQAGSDVAALAALDFRHLLIQPLDDPNAAANVQACIDLVMADPRWRLSLQAHKSLGLR; this is encoded by the coding sequence ATGACCTACGCGGTCAAAGAGATTTTCCTGACGCTGCAGGGCGAGGGCGCACAGGCCGGGCGCCGCGCGGTCTTCTGTCGCTTTGCCGGCTGCAACCTCTGGACGGGCCGCGAGCAGGATCGCGCCAAGGCGATCTGCAAATTCTGCGACACCGATTTCGTCGGCACCGACGGAACGCTTGGCGGAAAATACAGCGATGCCGAAGCGCTCGCGAAAGTCATTGCGGCAAGTTGGGGCGAGGGCGCCAAAGATCGCTACGTCGTTCTTACGGGCGGTGAGCCCATGCTGCAGGTCGATCCGGCATTGATCGACGCGCTCCACGCCGAAGGCTTCACGATCGCGATCGAGAGCAACGGGACGCACGAGGTGCCGCGCAGTATCGACTGGATCTGCATCAGCCCGAAGGCGGGTAGCGAACTCGTCCAGACGAGCGGGGACGAGCTGAAGCTCGTCTGGCCGCAGGCGGGGAGCGATGTCGCTGCGCTCGCCGCGCTGGACTTCAGACATCTGCTGATCCAGCCGCTCGACGATCCGAACGCCGCCGCGAACGTTCAGGCGTGCATCGATCTGGTGATGGCCGACCCGCGCTGGCGCCTGTCGCTGCAGGCGCACAAGAGCCTGGGACTGCGCTAG